The DNA segment TTGGAAATGTCTGGGATGTAGAGATGGGATGTTTTGACTGAATctgaaaaagaatagaaaaagtcATATAAACTCACTTATAACTGCTAGCTGTCACAAGCAACATGGACCACCACTGCATTTTGAGAGGCAAGATAGCTAGAATGCTTTCTTCACTTTGCCCAAGATCCTTctatctttaaaaatctttttctcTGATGAAATCTTATCAGTACTCTCCTTCAACATTCACAAATCTAAGGTGAAACAGTCAGCTGTGGTAAGATTAATTGCCAAGTTCAGTGTCAGGACACCCCTGTGTCAGGTCTAAGATGTAGCCATATAGGAAACACCCTGTTTTAAACAATGACCAGCAAAAGTCCATTTCATTCTTGAGCTCTACCAATTACAGAGCGTGAGTTCGCACAGCTGTAGCGCTGTCAATTCGTCTCTTTTTGTGGGTTACACATTCAGAACTGCAGTTTTGGTGACAATTACTGAATGCAGTATTAACATGTAACTTCAGAAGGAGGCAGACCATTGTGACTGGGGATTAGAGATTCCCAAGGCAGGTTCGGGTCAGTCAGACAGTTCCTGTCATTTGCACCCCACTTCCCTAAACAAGctaggagcagagacagagagaagtcaACAAGGTGCCTCTAAGCCAAACGATACACCCTAAAACCCacgtaattattttaaaagaaaattttcttacttcataaaaaaaaaatcttcagaagtCTGAGTAATGATGCAAcctgaaaaaggaaaagatagCTGCTTAATTACCCACAGGGTAGTTAAACCTGAGCCCAGGAGGCCGCACTTAGAAAGACGGCGGAGAGGTGGATGTCATTTTCCAGGCCAGTCATTTTCAACAAGCAGATGTGTTTAGATCCTATGTCATAAATCTATGTCGGCTCCAAAGGATCAAACTGGGACTGACAAAATACCCCTCATCGGCCACACTAACTCCAAGTGCTGTCAATGCAAATCCCTAGCACAGCGAGGACAGTTTCACTCTAGAGCACAATTTGAAAAACACAATGCTTCTGGGGCTTAAAGATCAGTTCAGttctaaaacaacaaacaagcttTCTCAGAGCGCCTCCTCTTTTTAGTAAAATCTGCATTCAATCCCAAACTATCTGAAGTGAGACTGACATAATTACCCTGGTATATAATTCATTCTCATTTCATAATAGAGCCCATAGTCTGCTGTATCTTCatttcataaccatctgtaaaaccaatctccattcctccttccctgcGGCCTGCAGCACCCCCTGGAGCACTCGCACCTGACTCAGGGAAAGGGGCTGTCACGTCAGGACAGGCTCCCACTCAAAGTTTCAGTTCTTGGAGCTCCACCTGTCAGGCTGTCTATTTTAGCAATGggtaaagaagagaaacacagataGATGACCTAATTTTTGGATCTCTTTGTGACTAACACCCTTATTTATAGCTTACAGCTCCAAGGAcagaaaatctttttcttttcttttctttaattcacTTAAATCCAGTAGATTAAAAGTGGCTGTCAACTCAGCAGAAGTCAATCTCTCAAACTACCAAACAGTATTGCTAAAGTGTTTTCCTTGATTggcattctaaaaaaaaaatcaaagttactGGGGAAAACAATAATTattatacaacatacacacacagtttttaCTCCTACTGTCAATTTTTCTGCCAGTGACACATTTATAGGAGGATAATGCAGCTAGATAATGAGGGTCAGGCTTGAAGATGcaataactaaaagaaaaaattctttacATAACTGTAAAATTGAGAATGCACACTCTTCACACTCAAAAGCAGTTTGTTAGACACCAGACTCTTACATATAAGTAATACTCACCTATACAGCAGGGCCTTCCCTTGCTCATTCCCTAAGGCAAAGTATCCACCTCTGGGAGAAAAATCCATGGTCTGAACACGAGAAAGAGTACTCTTCTTATAAACTGGAAAGTTAGAAAATACTGTACAGGAAGGAAGATGAACCTGCAGAAGATCATAAAATGCCTTAAAGTAAAACACTAGCAactcatcctttttttttcattctatcttGATATAAATCATGAAAGCACTGCTCCACAAATATGGCCAAATaactagatgtgtgtgtgtgtgtctgtgcgtgcgcgcgcgcgcgcttatGTGTCATGTTCATGTGGGTGAGCAGTTTGCATGGAGGACAGTGTCcttgccttctaccttgtttgagacagagcttACACCACAGATTCCCCTGCATCCACTTCCCATCTCACACTGAGTCTGGAAAGGGCTCTGAGGACTTGAATTCAGGGCTTCACACTTGAATGGCAAAGACTTTAATTACCATATCATCTCTAACTTTGTTTCTTAAATTTTTCATCACTGtgaaatttctgatttttttggtttttattttgatttgttaaAACTTGACAGCACtctacattttctgttttttgcttgttttgttttttaaaatttatttatctgttttatttatttctactggGGATTTGTCAGTAGTCTTCAATCCATTTTAAATATACTTCTATATTTCTCAGTTGAGTATAACTATTTTAGCAGCTAGCTGCTCCTCTCTTAGAGGTGAAAGACTTCTTCAACTCAAGATACCAAATCAGAGACGGCGTCTGAAGTCTAAAGAGAGTTCAGAAGCTTACTAGGCAAAACTGATCAGAGAGCCAGCCAGGCACCTTTAACTgaaggtggcagaggcaggcagagctcctTGAGTTTGAAGGCAAACTATTAtcactagttccaggacagccaggagtatATGGTAAGATCTGgtctcaaagaaagagaaagaaaaagaaagtggaaaagtTTCACCAAGAGAAGGAAAAATATCAAGACTAGAGAACAAGGCTGACAAAACACTATGTTCAAacatcaataaagaaaaataagtacaATAATACTCAAAAACTCAGACACAGGGGCTAGAGAGCGGTTCAACGTTGaaaagtgctggctgctcttcagagactGTGGCTCAGCTCCCAGCATGAGGGTGTGGCTCATTccactccaggggatctgacactctctgcTGACCCCCATGGGTACCGGCATGCAGATGgagcatatatgcaggcaaaacacccacatacataatttttaaaagcattaagATATGATCAAGAGGCCCAACgtaagccaggcatgatggtgcatgcctttaatcccagcactcaggtaaaggcaagcagatctctcagagtttgaggccaggctggtctacagagcaagttacaggacagtctgggctacacagagaaatcttgtccagaaaaaaacaaaaacaaaacaaaaagggaaaggaaagacgcAAACCTAAAACaccaaggaaggagaaagaatcaAGGGTAAGCTAGCACAAGGAATCTCTCCAATGGACGGACATGAGGTGAGAAGAGCACTAGCTAAGAGGAAGGGATCCCTGTAGGGAAGGAAGCAAGATCAAAGAGGTAAGGAGGGGGTGACCAGGGTCAAAAATATAAATGTAGGGAATTGTGATCTGAAAAAACACTACACAGACGAAGAAAAAGGTCTCAAACATGAAAGCCCAGCAAAGAATATATTTGAGAATAACAGTGAACAAAAGCAACCTGAGAAGAAATCAGTCCATCACATCCAACACAGGAAGCCAGCAAATCAGTGACACTAATGAGGAAAAAGAACGAAGAACAAAGAACAACCCCAGTAGAGTAAAAAGTCACAAGAattagtaactttttttttttatattttatttatttattatatatgagtacactgtagctgtcttcagacacaccagaagagggcatcagattctgttacagatggttgtgagccaccatgtggttgctgggatttgaactcaggacctctggaagagcagtcggtgctcttaaccgctgagccatctctccagccccaagaattaGTAACTCTTGAGAGTCATTTAACAAGACAAACTCACAACCAAATTCTGTTATACCCCACAGGCCATAGCGACAATGCACACAACTAGGGGTGTCCAACCTTTAACACTGCAATACACCACTGTCATCTACAAACATGCTGAGCCTCACTAGTAGCTATCATTGGACACATGGCCCCTGAGCTCTAGGTTGATATGTGCATAACAGAGGCAGGAGCTTAGCCGTCTCTTCCCCAGTCATACTGCCTGATACAACTGTGTTATAAGGAGTGTAGTATCTAAACGaggcaatggtggtgcacacctctaaccGCTGCACTTGAGACATGGAAGCAAGAGGGTCAGGAACTCAAGGTTAACTTATGCTACCTGCAACCTTATATCAACAAATCAGAAAGAGGATAAAGTCTGAAATCATAATTCTGCCCTTTCCTAACTGTTGACTCAGGATAAATAAATCCTATGAAGGGCTGTTACATAGAATTGTTTTGAAGAGTTCTTTGTAAATCTTCATAAAATATACACTATCATTTAAGTTCATACTCAAAATGAAGTGAAAAAACAAGTCTTTCTAAAACAAACTGCCAGTGCTACATAGCACTAGCATAACTGCTACTCAAAGTTAGACAGAGTCCGTATGCCTGAGCAAACGACTGTTAAGTGAAGAAACTGCTTCTGAGGGGCAGGGAACTTCCAGCTATGAGGGTGCCATTTAAACTGAACTCTAAGGCTGAACCAAAGACAGCGTGGTCCTGAGGCAGTGTTTTCACCTTCTTGTGTGAATGGCCCTTGGATGGTAAACATTCATACCTGCTACAAATGAATACTACGCTTGGGCCCAGTACCCCAAATCAGTTGTGTAAATGAAATGATTTATGCCTAATACCTGGTTTAACTCCTGGGCACCTAGAATTCAGCAAATGCCAGGCACACATGAatacccaaccaaaaaaaaactcTGGGCACTGGGTCTCTAAAGAGCTGCATAGGTGAGAAACACTCAGTGTGCAGCCATGGAGACTCCCGGGTTGCCCCATCCTTTACCTGTGTTGCTCTTCCCTTTGGTGATGCTGCTTAGTATCCTATGTGTGTAATAAATCTTAGCCATAAACAGCCAAATACTGGGTCCTGTGTCTTCCCACTAAATCATCAGAACTGGGGTGGCCTGAGGCCCAAGGCCCTCAAACCCCGTCTAGCTTGCCGTGTGAACCGCAGCACTTTTACTATGGCAACAACTTACTTTCAAACGTGAAGAGTTGCCTCCACTCCGTTGTGGTCTTTAGAAAATAAGTAAAGAAGCTGCCAATTAAATGCTTGCCTTAAACATGTTCTCTAATTTATATGTTAGAAGAAGCCTCTGAAAATGAGGACTATAACTTTAGAAATTCTAACAAGAGAATTCCTCAGAATTTCCAATAGAATAAGACCCTGCAAAATCTGGTGGCCATGTACGCTGACACAATGAGTAGTCGAACCCAAAATCTCCCAACGAATATCGCTACGGACTTCTTAgcattttgttgctgttggtctgggctttttaagacagggtttttatGTACACTAGACCAGCTTTCAGCTTACCACACAGCCTCGGAGAGCCCTGACTGTGAGCATGTGTCACCATTCCCAATCTGTTTTGGTTCTGGGAATTGGCCTTAAGTATTCCAGGCAAGCACGCTACCAAATAAACCCTATTTCCAGGCCAGAAGTCACTTCTTAAAATAAGTCAACACTACATTTCTGTTATCACTCATTGTTTCaacatgaaattttaaattaCTAAGAGAAAAGGGTAAAAGGAGTCATTACCAATCTGACagcttctttcatttttcttgatgCCACTGCCAAGATTTCTGTGGTAGGGTTGAAGGCCAAGGAAGTGACACCCGTAACCAGGTTCATTATTGCTTTTATTggctttgggtttgtttgttggaGGCAGGAATCTTGATTGTATATGTTTACCACTCCACTCTTAGAACTGCAAAcatgaaaggaaataaaacagatttcaaacaaacaaacaaacaaacaccctctGCAAGACAGATGAGCACACTGGTGACTGTGGAAAGCACAGAATCTCCACTTTACTGTCACAAATCAAGAACGGATCAAACGCCCACTCTGCCATGGACTACTTGATGAACAAGATAAACTGGAAAACtaaggcaagcgctctcccacaGCACCTACTGCCTGACTTCCAGTATTCCTACTGCTTGGTTTCTGTCGTTTTGcagcactggggattgaacctaaggCCATTCTCACATACATCCACATAAATGCTAAAAGTATACCTGCagcccttttccttttctttcttctattttttgttCTTGGTATAGGGTCTCACTGTTGCCAGCCTGGCCTTGGAACTTTGGACTCTCCAGCCTCAGCATTCTCAATTTCTGTGACTAAAAGCCAGCAGCAGCAAGCCTGGGCATTGCCTAACACTTAAAAGATTATCAGGCACTTAAACACTGAGAGCTGCCTGTCCAACCCATGTTGCAGTTGTCTCTGGGTTTTCCAGCTCAGTTCTACTTATTTCCCAGGCCCCAAACTTGCTGGAGATATTTACAAGAAgcttccccaattttttttttctttttttcagagctggggacccaacccagggatTTGCGcttgctataccactgagctaaatccccacccacccccaatttTTAATGTTGAAAAAATAAGCTACATTTCTGATCAGCTAGACCCACCCTTCTACCCACCACTAACATCCCACTCCAGGGCAGGAAATACCTAACTGTAATTTATTTACAGCTCAATTATTGTTTAAACTAAGGTCAAATACATATCATCCTTTACTAACAAAATTAGACAAGCTAACATGATCTTGTAAGTTACTTTGAAACTACCACTAATGCAATTGCTCCTCCTTCCACCTGTATATGCAGAAATCAGGTAGGAAAATAAGGTCATTTCCGAAATATAAACCATTTTTCTTCCACTAACACCCAATAACATGctttaggaaatatttttaagtacctactgtggtggtttaaataagaatggcccccacaggctcacatatttgaatgcctAACCATCAGGGAGTGGTACTACTTGCGAAGgcttagaaggtatggccttgttggaggaactgtgtcactgtgtgtgggcTTTAAAGTTTCAAAAACCCAAGCAGGGCCCAATGGTTCCCCCTTCTTGCTGCTGTCTGTGGACGCAGATGTAGACTCTCAGCTAATTCTCCAGCATCACAGCTGCCTGCATGCTACCACGGCTCCCTGCCatatgataatgaactaaatcaATTCCTAAAACTACAAGCAAGTCCCAATTCAATGcttgcttttataagagttgccaaagtcatgatgtctcttcacagcaaaagaacaaCAACTAAGACACCTACTATACTAACAAATGCTATTTCCAAAGATGATACATTATACTACACAGCTAAAGGACTAGAAAATTAACCCAAGTTGTATTACCTCCTCAATGGCAAGAAGCTAAGTAGACTGACAAAAACCTTGCTGGGATAAAAGGAGTATTCtaaatttatgaaaatatattaggATTTAAGGTAGTCTAGCGTCTTCTTTGCTAAAAAGCTGACAACCTGCCAATATTAATGATACATCAAGAtaattttacaaaacaaaagGCTCAGCTACAATTACTGACTTCCTATTTCTAAGCTGGCAGTGAAGTCATGTACTATCTAGTGTATTTAACTGCTAAACCTCTTCTCATTAGCACAGTGTGACTATCTTACTCACCCACAAGCCACATACTGTCCATTCTTTGACGCGGCAATGCTTAATCCATATAAACTGCCTTCATCAAGAAATCGGTTAATGCACTTCCTTGAATTCACATCCCACACATAAACTTCTCCATTCCCTGAAAGTAAAAGCCATAGAAGGGTTTAGCTAATCTTGCTTAAATTTAAATCGCAAGTGAACTTACACTTTTAGTTACTCTTTAATAGCACTAGGATCTAAACCCTATTTCCAGAAAACTAAAAACATTAAAGTTTAACTGGAGCAAAAGCATGAAAAGGAAAGCAATACTAACAAGCACGAGTGTGACTGTCATAGAAGGCTGTACACACTGTAAATAAGTTCACTTTCAATGACAATAAAAGTAAATGGAAATGAACTGATCCAGACCACAAGAGTTTGTGATTTAACTACAGTTTGTTTCAAGTCACTGACAAGAATATTAAAGGTGAGCAAAGAGCACATATTAGTTGGGAGAACTAATTATGTCAAcaagtgtactggctggtttttgtgtgtcaatttggcACAAGATAGAGTCAAAAAGAAGCCTCAGTGGAAGAAAGACCTCCATGAAATCCAACAGTAGGATATTTTCTAATCCAAGTCCATTGTGGATAGTGCCATCCCTAAACTGGTGTctacaggctgagcaagccaggggaagcaagccagtaagcagcactcctccatggccgctgcatcagctcctgcctccaggttccagccctactcgggttcctgtcctgactccctccagtgatggactatgatctcGAAGTATAtgccaataaaccctttcctttccaacttgctttCTGGTCTtgggtgtttcatcacaacaatagaaaccctaacttagCAAGATTTAAGAAAAAAGGATATTAAATACAGAGACCACAAATATTTCCACGATGAAAAGTCCATCTAGTTCCCAAAACCGATCAATCTTTTTTCCTTGTTCCTACAACACTTTCTCATCCTATTAGGCATATAATACCTCATTCACCTCAAAGATGGCTCCCCACTCCCTCTCATCCGTTCCGTTTCTGTAGACATTGTTCCAAGGTTTGCCTTCCTACATAGAACCTCACTTTCCCAGTGAAAATTCAGTAAAACTCTTGTTTTTACTTTCTCCTCGAAACGTTTCCCACATTGAAGTAAGGATACATGCAGCAAGCACGTAAACACTACTTAACAAATGGTTACCCCGTCGCCATTATTATTCCTTAACTAACCTGGCAaggacagaaaatgaatactaaaTATATCTGATTTTCTTACTACAACAATAAATAGAAAACTATGcagcatttttaaataaaacttgaaaCATAAATATATTCAAACTTACCAGAAGAGGTATATATCCTCTTACTATCTGAGGAGAATGTGGATGCTGAAATTCTTCCATTAATCTTCATGCTACCTATCAGCTCTTTGGTCTAAAAGAGTAATTATTTACCAGATATTAGAAGGCTTATATCTATCTTCCAAAAATATTTGACTCTAATTTTATAAATCTTCTATGTATAGTTGTATTATCTGCAATGTCTGTGCATGCTTGTACCTGTTgtacaagccagaagaggaaacaaatcctctagaattagagttacagatgattgaaAACCAGCATGAgagttctgagaactgaactcagatacTCTGCATGAGtggccagtgctctgaaccactagccatctctccagccctgagtctATTTTTCTTAGTTGAAAGTTTTCCCCCAACTGCCCATAACTTCTTCCAAAGTTCTCTACTTGAGAAGATTTAAGAGCACACTGAGTGCCAGCtgtcctagtgcaagcctttaatcctattAGTCCGGAGGCACAGATAAGTGGATCTCtacaagttggaggccagtcagggctatatagcaaaaccctgtctcaaacaaacaaacaaaacaaaacaaaatcacctTACACTGAGTTAAAAGTTCAAGACTGTCCTTAACCCTAGCCTTAATACCGACtggaaaacaagaagagactacATGTTTCACCTTCATTGATAGCAAATGAGAAAACCCAGCAATGCCACTTATGAGCAAGAAGGAGCCATCTGGGGAGACTTCAAATCGTTTCACTATTTTCTCTTTCAAACCTAAGAAATGAGATGAAACAATCAAGATTTAGTGACTTTTAAGAACTCCATCTACCTTCTAATAACAATTAAGTTCCCTTACCTTTTAAAATGTCTACAAGAAACAAAGTAAGCAAAACCCAAGCTCTGAATAAATCTGATTGCATGTTAACATCAAAAAGACCCCAAACAGAAAGAAGTTCATTTCAAAATAGCTGGCAAACTTCATCTTGATTATCATTCAACAGTTCAGCTGCAGGGCAGAGAAGTAGTTCTCCAAACAGCAAACAAATCAGCTAAAGCAATGATACTTTAACTAAAAGGACTGGGATAGTTTGTTGTACACAGCTCATTAACAGAAAGGAAATCCATTGCCATTAGAGAAAGTCAAAATATCTGGTTTATTTACCCATAATGAATGGGAAAATAATGTTTAGTTTTGTACCTTAAAAGCACAAACTCCTAACTTTAAAGTGCACTTAGGAATTGATTAGCTTCCTGAAATGGCATACAGAGCTGAAAGTCTGCTCACCCACTTAAAGAGAAATGTCTGCCCCTGCCAGAGTTAAGAGCCAAGGTACTCACGATAAAATAGTCTAACAGAAAGGACACAGAAACATGGGTACAAACGGCTTACTCaacaagggaagggaaggggaaagccAGAGAGAATAGGCAGACCAGACTTCCCAGTATCACTCATTTGTACACAATGGGGGTGATTCTTTAAGACCACGGGAGCCTTTAAGTTAGTTGGTAACCACAGAtgactgctcttcctgcctcaagTGCAGGGATTTTAGGTGGGCACCAACTAAATGCTGGAAGCCATGCAAACATGCTGCCCAGTCAAAACTACGAATTTTTAATTCAAGCTGCT comes from the Rattus norvegicus strain BN/NHsdMcwi chromosome 10, GRCr8, whole genome shotgun sequence genome and includes:
- the Utp18 gene encoding U3 small nucleolar RNA-associated protein 18 homolog isoform X3, with amino-acid sequence MPAKVNFQKINFKRDLKKNSSMPWEEYQTGQSLEASGRHLQMMKNCRPANAERPTTARISSVQFHPGAQVVMVSGVDHAISLFQVDGKTNPKIQSIYLEKFPIFKACFSANGEEVLATSMHSKVIYVYDMIAGKLIPVHQVRGLKEKIVKRFEVSPDGSFLLISGIAGFSHLLSMKTKELIGSMKINGRISASTFSSDSKRIYTSSGNGEVYVWDVNSRKCINRFLDEGSLYGLSIAASKNGQYVACGSKSGVVNIYNQDSCLQQTNPKPIKAIMNLVTGVTSLAFNPTTEILAVASRKMKEAVRLVHLPSCTVFSNFPVYKKSTLSRVQTMDFSPRGGYFALGNEQGKALLYRLHHYSDF
- the Utp18 gene encoding U3 small nucleolar RNA-associated protein 18 homolog isoform X2, which produces MMNNRFRKDMMKNASESKLSKDKLQKRLKEEFQHAMGGVPDWAEPGSKRKTSSDDESEEDEDDLLQRTGNFISTSTSLPRGILKMKNCRPANAERPTTARISSVQFHPGAQVVMVSGVDHAISLFQVDGKTNPKIQSIYLEKFPIFKACFSANGEEVLATSMHSKVIYVYDMIAGKLIPVHQVRGLKEKIVKRFEVSPDGSFLLISGIAGFSHLLSMKTKELIGSMKINGRISASTFSSDSKRIYTSSGNGEVYVWDVNSRKCINRFLDEGSLYGLSIAASKNGQYVACGSKSGVVNIYNQDSCLQQTNPKPIKAIMNLVTGVTSLAFNPTTEILAVASRKMKEAVRLVHLPSCTVFSNFPVYKKSTLSRVQTMDFSPRGGYFALGNEQGKALLYRLHHYSDF